A DNA window from Molothrus ater isolate BHLD 08-10-18 breed brown headed cowbird chromosome 2, BPBGC_Mater_1.1, whole genome shotgun sequence contains the following coding sequences:
- the CEP97 gene encoding centrosomal protein of 97 kDa, producing MAAAGAAAGAGDEAAGAGLIVNCSGQGLQKLGPTLPCDADTQTLILDKNQIIKLEHLEKCRNLMQLSVANNRLVRMMGVAKLTKLRVLNLPHNSIGYVEGLKDLVHLEWLNLAGNNIKAIEQINSCLSLQHLDLSDNNIAQLGDLSKLTSLKTLLLHGNIITSLRTAPACLPQSLTVFSLAENEIRDLNEVSFLASLHHLEQLSIMNNPCVMATPSVPGFDYRPYIVSWCLNLKVLDGYVISQKESLKAEWLYSQGKGRSFRPGQHVQLVQYLATVCPLTSAYGLQTEEDAKLEKILSKQRLHQRQLMHENQNEEPRTFSAPSKTVPIAHEHSALAQPSQMVLEKEPVIQRNSWVGPSANNDHSYAVKNTFLHERSFPKELHLEDVQTDEDKLNSSLLSSESTFMPVASGLSPVSPASDLKLHGINLSLEDDDDTVIEGVRDINRRETTKKQEASSVTGEHPNRATGSVETQENIKEILHVPAPDLVTAGLAARTGNYLGSSEGQVRHSHPSTLLGAESGVKILCPDQMTEERSGSLAGQGAAPSDRGAAELQRMTEAATKLQASWRGFYTRNHHPQAKEVRNEIRLHRMQQHIIYLTAEIEKLRKEREEDEMQRLVQEEAIKFLWNQVKSLQQWQLSVMQNLGGAGIPSANTLCLSKPPLQSSTVEQETPPAVSSALLAPASEDHLQEKSSLQFPDSGFHSSAADQTRASELCSSAKSLAEGSESSLSMETIKQYGNCVSACCSDGEDGPGEGGQSKESSSNVQDNRLIEQYLKSVQQLEEADEDTDCNEEMEGSCLQVSVSAESQDSSSDTVSVELPQDTSSPVRGEICQIPPESYKLNSGIVEEKQTDCDSSFQMLHVGIAV from the exons ATGGCGGCAGCCGGCGCTGCGGCCGGGGCGGGGGATGAGGCGGCCGGAGCGG GCTTGATAGTCAACTGCTCAGGTCAAGGATTGCAAAAGCTGGGTCCAACCTTGCCCTGTGATGCTGATACTCAGACTCTGATTCTGGACAAAAATCAGATAATTAAATTGGAACACTTGGAAAAATGCAGGAATCTGATGCAG CTCTCTGTAGCCAACAACCGCTTGGTGCGAATGATGGGTGTGGCAAAACTGACCAAGCTCCGAGTGCTCAACTTGCCTCATAATAGTATTGGGTACGTGGAAGGGCTGAAGGATTTGGTGCACCTGGAATGGCTGAATTTGGCAGGAAATAACATTAAG gCCATCGAACAAATCAATTCCTGTCTGTCTCTTCAGCATCTTGATCTGTCAGACAATAACATAGCTCAATTAGGGGATCTCTCCAAGCTTACCTCACTGAAG acTCTGTTGCTACATGGAAATATTATAACTTCACTTCGCACTGCCCCTGCTTGCCTACCTCAGAGTTTGACTGTTTTCTCTCtggcagaaaatgaaatcaGAGACTTAAATGAG gTTTCTTTCCTGGCCTCTCTTCACCACTTGGAACAGCTGTCAATTATGAACAATCCTTGTGTGATGGCCACACCTTCTGTCCCTGGCTTTGACTACAGGCCTTATATTGTCAGCTGGTGTCTGAACCTTAAAGTTCTTGATGGATATGTGATTTCTCAGAAGGAAAG CTTGAAAGCAGAATGGCTCTACAGTCAAGGGAAAGGAAGGTCATTTCGACCTGGGCAGCATGTTCAACTAGTTCAGTACTTGGCTACTGTTTGTCCTCTCACATCTGCATATGGACTCCAGACTGAAGAGGATgccaaactggaaaaaatactgAGTAAGCAAAG ACTCCACCAGAGGCAGTTGATGCATGAAAACCAAAATGAGGAACCACGTACattttctgctcccagcaaaaCAGTGCCAATTGCTCATGAACACAGTGCCCTGGCCCAGCCATCACAGATGGTTCTTGAGAAGG AGCCTGTTATCCAGAGAAATTCTTGGGTTGGACCAAGTGCAAACAATGATCATTCCTATGCAGTAAAGAACACTTTTCTTCATGAAAGAAGCTTTCCCAAGGAGCTACACCTCGAAGATGTACAGACAGATGAAGACAAACTTAACAGCAGCCTTTTATCCTCAGAGTCTACTTTCATGCCAGTTGCTTCAGGATTGTCTCCAGTGTCTCCTGCTTCAGACCTGAAGCTACATGGAATCAATTTGAGCcttgaagatgatgatgatacAGTGATTGAAGGTGTGAGAGATATTAATCGTAGGGAAACAACTAAAAAGCAAGAAGCTTCGTCTGTTACAGGAGAGCACCCCAATAGAGCAACAGGAAGTGTGGAAACACAAGAGAATATCAAAGAAATCCTGCATGTGCCTGCTCCTGATCTGGTAACAGCTGGCCTGGCTGCAAGGACTGGCAACTATTTGGGGTCCTCTGAAGGCCAGGTTCGGCACAGTCACCCCAGCACCTTGCTAGGTGCTGAATCAGGAGTAAAAATTCTTTGTCCTGACCAGATGACAGAAGAAAGGTCTGGTTCACTGGCTGGGCAAGGTGCAGCACCATCTGATCGAGGTGCAGCTGAACTGCAAAGGATGACTGAAGCAGCTACCAAGCTCCAGGCTTCCTGGAGAGGGTTTTACACCAGGAACCACCATCCTCAAGCCAAGGAAGTGCGGAATGAAATTCGCCTCCACAgaatgcagcagcacatcaTTTATTTAACAGCTGAAATAGAAAA actgaggaaagaaagagaggaagatgAAATGCAAAGGCTTGTACAGGAGGAAGCTATCAAATTTCTTTGGAACCAG GTTAAATCCCTTCAACAATGGCAACTTTCAGTGATGCAGAATTTAGGTGGTGCTGGGATCCCTTCAGCCAATACTTTATGTTTATCCAAACCACCTCTTCAGTCATCCACAGTGGAGCAAGAAACCCCACCAGCTGTTAGTTCTGCTTTGTTAGCTCCAGCTAGTGAGGATCATCTTCAGGAAAAGTCTTCGTTGCAGTTCCCAGATTCTGGCTTTCATTCTTCTGCAGCTGATCAGACTCGTGCCAGCGAactgtgcagctctgcaaagaGCTTAGCTGAAGGAAGTGAGAGCTCCCTTTCAATGGAAACCATCAAACAATATGGCAATTGTGTTTCAGCATGTTGTTCAGATGGAGAGGATGGCCCTGGGGAGGGTGGGCAAAGTAAAGAGAGCTCTAGTAATGTGCAGGACAACAGACTGATAGAACAGTATTTAAAATCTGttcagcagctggaagaggCTGATGAAGACACAGATTGCAATGAGGAAATGGAGGGCAGCTGTCTACAAGTGTCTGTGTCAGCAGAAAGCCAAGATTCTTCCTCTGACACTGTCTCTGTAGAGCTCCCTCAAGACACATCTTCCCCTGTGCGAGGTGAAATCTGCCAGATACCACCAGAAAGCTACAAACTGAATTCAGGAATAGTAGAAGAGAAGCAAACAGACTGTGATTCTTCGTTTCAGATGCTGCATGTTGGGATAGCTGTATAA
- the RPL24 gene encoding 60S ribosomal protein L24: MKVELCSFSGYKIYPGHGRRYARTDGKVFQFLNAKCESAFLSKRNPRQINWTVLYRRKHKKGQSEEVQKKRTRRAVKFQRAITGASLAEIMAKRNQKPEVRKAQREQAIRAAKEAKKAKQATKKTAVSAAKAPTKAAPKQKIVKPVKVSAPRVGGKR; this comes from the exons ATGAA GGTCGAGCTGTGCAGCTTCAGCGGGTACAAGATCTACCCGGGCCATGGCCGCCGCTACGCCCGCACGGACGGGAAG gtttttcagtttttgaatGCAAAATGTGAGTCTGCATTCCTTTCCAAGAGAAACCCTCGTCAGATCAACTGGACTGTTCTGTACAGGCGTAAGCACAAGAAGGGACAGTCA GAAGAGGTCCAGAAGAAGCGCACACGCCGTGCTGTGAAGTTTCAGAGAGCCATCACTGGTGCCTCTCTAGCTGAGATCATGGCCAAGCGGAACCAGAAGCCCGAAGTACGAAAGGCACAGAGGGAACAAGCTATTAG GGCTGCAAAGGAAGCCAAGAAGGCTAAGCAGGCAACCAAGAAAACAGCTGTTTCTGCTGCAAAG GCCCCTACAAAGGCAGCACCTAAGCAGAAGATTGTGAAACCAGTCAAGGTTTCTGCTCCCCGTGTTGGTGGAAAGCGCTAA